A single Cucumis melo cultivar AY chromosome 4, USDA_Cmelo_AY_1.0, whole genome shotgun sequence DNA region contains:
- the LOC103487032 gene encoding AAA-ATPase ASD, mitochondrial-like has translation MAMMKLWTQIGSITATIMFIWAIFQHYFPYQFRSSIIRFFDKFLSSLYPYITVTFPEYTGELIGRSEAFIAIQNYLRSRTSIRPNRLRAEAVQDAKSLLLTMDDNQEVVDKFHGVTIWWASCKTTPTNHTISIRPTFDEKRFYSLTFHRRNRDIILGSFINHIMEQGKAVEVRNRQRKLYMNNPDKEWWHRSNWIHVPFEHPANFRTLAMDSKKKQEIINDLVKFKNGKEYYEKVGKAWKRGYLLYGPPGTGKSTMIASMANFMEYDVYDLELTCVKDNTELKKLLIEISNKSIIVVEDIDCSLDLTGQRKKKKKTEEEEEETGEKMKEPVKKDVEDKKQSKVTLSGLLNVIDGIWSACGGERLIVFTTNHKEELEEALIRRGRMDRHIEMSYCGFEAFRVLATNYLDVAWDDSYDKIKEMLEETEMTPADVAENLMPKYEGEKTEECFKRLIGALESVKEERVNRMIEAIASGEEELEKAKAKG, from the coding sequence ATGGCAATGATGAAGCTATGGACACAAATTGGGTCGATTACGGCCACCATCATGTTCATTTGGGCCATTTTTCAACACTATTTCCCATATCAATTTCGTTCCTCAATCATAAGATTCTTCGACAAATTCCTCTCTTCTCTCTACCCTTACATCACAGTCACCTTCCCTGAGTACACCGGCGAACTTATCGGCCGGAGTGAAGCTTTTATCGCCATCCAAAACTACCTCCGTTCCCGAACCTCTATCCGCCCTAACCGCCTCAGAGCAGAGGCTGTTCAAGATGCCAAATCTTTACTTCTAACTATGGATGATAACCAAGAAGTTGTCGACAAATTTCATGGCGTCACAATCTGGTGGGCTTCCTGCAAGACTACACCCACAAATCATACTATTTCTATTCGCCCTACTTTCGATGAGAAACGGTTCTACAGTCTCACTTTCCACCGCCGGAATAGAGACATCATTCTTGGCTCTTTTATTAACCACATCATGGAACAGGGTAAGGCCGTGGAGGTTAGAAACCGGCAGCGGAAGCTTTATATGAACAACCCTGATAAAGAGTGGTGGCATAGAAGTAATTGGATACATGTCCCTTTTGAGCATCCTGCAAATTTTCGAACTCTGGCTATGGATTCCAAGAAGAAGCAAGAAATTATCAATGATTTGGTTAAGTTCAAGAATGGGAAAGAGTATTATGAGAAAGTGGGGAAGGCTTGGAAACGTGGGTATCTTCTGTACGGTCCGCCGGGAACAGGGAAGTCCACAATGATCGCTTCGATGGCCAATTTTATGGAGTATGATGTTTATGATCTTGAACTGACATGTGTTAAGGATAATACAGAGTTGAAGAAGTTGTTGATTGAGATTTCGAATAAATCAATTATTGTGGTTGAGGATATCGATTGCTCTCTTGATCTGACTGGGCagcggaagaagaagaagaaaacagaggaggaggaggaagaaacAGGAGAAAAGATGAAAGAGCCTGTTAAAAAGGATGTAGAAGATAAAAAACAGAGTAAGGTGACACTTTCTGGGTTGCTGAATGTCATCGACGGAATATGGTCGGCGTGTGGTGGAGAGAGGCTGATTGTTTTCACAACAAATCATAAGGAAGAGCTTGAGGAGGCTTTGATAAGAAGAGGAAGAATGGACAGACATATAGAGATGTCATATTGTGGGTTCGAAGCATTCAGAGTTCTTGCTACGAATTACTTGGACGTTGCATGGGATGATTCATACGATAAAATTAAAGAGATGCTAGAAGAAACAGAAATGACTCCGGCGGATGTGGCGGAGAATTTGATGCCGAAATATGAAGGTGAAAAAACGGAGGAGTGTTTCAAGAGACTGATTGGAGCTCTTGAGAGTGTCAAAGAGGAGCGTGTCAATAGAATGATTGAAGCTATTGCGAGTGGTGAAGAGGAACTTGAGAAGGCGAAGGCTAAGGGCTAA